The Antarcticibacterium sp. 1MA-6-2 genome has a window encoding:
- a CDS encoding sulfatase, producing the protein MSRFQIFFILFLLITIVTACGRAEKKEVAFSKKPNIVFIMSDDHAYQAISAYSDKLTRTPNIDRIAEGGMLFTNASVTNSICAPSRATILTGKHTHLNGKIDNISKFDTTNVTFPQLFQEAGYQTAMFGKLHFGNNPKGFDEFKILPGQGDYYNPKFITEKGDTIIKGYVTDIITDLTIDWLDNRRDVNKPFLLMYLHKAPHRSWLPAEKHYKEFTQKEFPVPATLFDDYKRISITSPSSGDELNKQGNLNPYSTAAKTAEMNIYKHMTLGYDNKLSREVIEKFGLEDMFYNTGPLDRMDKEQRRSWDSVYDPIIKEFEEKFPGMNDSTLMVWKYQRYMQDYLGTIAGVDENVGRLLDYLEEHDLEENTVVVYTSDQGFYLGEHGWFDKRFMYNESFKTPLLIKWPNVITEGTTEEEMVQNLDFAQTFLEIAGIHAPEDMQGKSMVPLLKGKKERWDRDAVYYHYYEYPGEHAVKRHYGIATKDYKLIHFYYDINEWELYDQKKDPQELHNVYYDPQYAEVREEMTKKLKEIRKKYKDSEELDNYYIQLYEERQRN; encoded by the coding sequence ATGTCAAGGTTCCAAATTTTCTTCATCCTATTTTTATTAATTACAATTGTAACTGCCTGCGGCAGAGCAGAGAAGAAGGAGGTTGCCTTCTCTAAAAAGCCGAATATAGTTTTCATAATGTCTGATGATCATGCTTATCAGGCGATTAGTGCCTACAGTGATAAACTCACCAGGACACCAAACATTGACCGTATTGCAGAAGGCGGAATGTTATTTACCAATGCCTCTGTCACGAACTCAATTTGTGCCCCTTCACGAGCCACTATTTTGACGGGAAAACACACTCACCTCAACGGGAAAATTGATAACATTAGCAAATTTGATACTACCAATGTTACGTTCCCGCAGCTCTTCCAGGAGGCGGGTTATCAAACTGCAATGTTTGGAAAATTACACTTTGGGAACAATCCTAAAGGTTTTGATGAATTTAAGATCTTACCCGGGCAGGGGGATTATTATAACCCTAAATTTATTACAGAAAAGGGAGATACTATAATAAAGGGGTATGTTACAGATATTATCACCGATCTTACAATAGACTGGCTTGATAACCGCCGGGACGTTAATAAACCTTTTCTACTTATGTATCTTCATAAGGCTCCACATAGATCCTGGCTACCTGCGGAAAAACATTATAAAGAGTTCACCCAAAAAGAATTTCCGGTACCCGCCACCCTTTTTGATGATTATAAACGTATTTCCATCACTAGCCCTTCCTCTGGCGATGAACTTAATAAGCAGGGGAATCTCAATCCTTACAGTACTGCTGCAAAAACGGCTGAGATGAATATTTATAAGCACATGACTTTGGGGTATGACAATAAACTTTCCCGTGAAGTTATAGAGAAATTTGGTTTAGAGGACATGTTCTATAACACTGGCCCCCTTGACAGGATGGATAAGGAACAACGCAGGTCCTGGGATTCAGTTTATGATCCTATTATAAAAGAGTTTGAAGAAAAATTTCCCGGGATGAATGATTCTACTTTAATGGTATGGAAATATCAACGATACATGCAGGATTATTTAGGTACGATAGCCGGGGTTGACGAAAATGTAGGTCGACTGCTGGATTATTTAGAAGAACATGATCTGGAGGAAAATACAGTAGTAGTTTATACCTCCGACCAGGGATTTTATTTAGGAGAGCACGGTTGGTTTGATAAACGTTTTATGTACAATGAATCTTTTAAGACTCCACTGTTAATCAAATGGCCCAATGTAATTACTGAGGGAACCACCGAAGAAGAAATGGTGCAGAATTTGGATTTTGCTCAAACCTTCCTTGAAATAGCGGGAATACATGCTCCTGAAGATATGCAGGGAAAAAGTATGGTTCCTCTTCTAAAAGGTAAGAAAGAGAGGTGGGATAGGGATGCTGTATACTACCATTACTATGAATATCCCGGAGAACATGCGGTAAAACGGCATTATGGAATAGCAACAAAGGATTATAAACTTATTCATTTTTACTACGATATTAATGAATGGGAGCTATATGATCAAAAGAAAGATCCCCAGGAGCTACACAACGTATACTACGATCCCCAATACGCAG